The genomic window ATAACAATTATTACGATCAAAAGATTTACTTTGATATAAAGCTTTAAATACTATTGTTTCTTCTTCAGTCATGGTAACTAGATCACCATAGTACCTACAGTGCTTTTCAACCTTGATAGCACTTACAAACTTATGTATTTTGAACACATTATTACCCATATATACTAAGATTATACTATTACAGAATTCTTCTATCACTGGCACACGTTTATTTGTTCCAAAATATTGAGACAGATTATTTTTATTTTTATCTATTAAAATCATATTACTTCTATCTATATTCAGATCACTAAACCTATGTGTTTTCATCATTTCAATCTCTCCTTTATCTTATTCATGATAAACTTTGTTCGATCAAAAGTCAAGATTTTTCTTTCATGTTTTTCTGAATAAACTACATATTCATTAGAAGTTCCATCAACTAGTCCTATAGGTTCAATATAATTCTCCCATTCTGAAATCTGAATTCCTGATATATGGAAAATAGCTTTTTTACCATTATCATTTTCAACAAGATAAAAATCTGATTGTCCTTTTACTAAACCATCAAGAAACACAAATTTCCACCATTCTGAAATCTGTTCTCCATATTCATCAAAAATTGATTCTTTAACACCACCATTTAATCTTATTTTATATTTCATTTCCCTACCCTGTAGTACAGTCAACATTGTATATACTGATAATCGTTTATATTTAGTTGTTACTTACTGCGGATACAACAATGTCCTTTGCTCTTTCAAGACAGCCACAGCAAATAAAATGTTCACCTTCAAAAAGTTTGCCAGTTACAAAATAATAATTTGTTCTACAGATTACACATTGTACTGATATATTGCTTGTCATTGTTGTTACTCCTTTTTGTTTAATCGCTGTTATTTTTTTCTTTGGACACAGTTTTCTGTTTGTGTTTAGGGCGTTCTTTTGATTTTCCATACGCATCCTTACCGCCACAAATACTACAGGTTGAAAAACCGTCTCTTGCAACGCCCTTTAAATCTTTACACATACACCATTTCTTTTCCATAGTAACCTCCTTAAAATATTTCCTCTAACTACTCTTACCTGCTAACAGATAGGCGTAGTTTAATTTTGCTCCATTTTAAATCCACAATAAACTGACACACCATCTACAGCCCCATTGCAATATCTACAATTCAAACACCAATAGGATCGAACACAAGGGGCTTCCCCATAAGGGCAAGGTCTACTTGATCCAGAATCCTTTCTAATTACTTCACTTTTCTGTTGCCTTTTATAATGACTCATAACTAACTCCTTTATATTTATCGGATCTAACGTTCTGCGATTATGCGATAGTGTTGCCACAGACAGGGCAGACTATAACATTTAGATTGTGATCTTTAAACCACTTTGAAGCTTGGCAACATTTTGCATGATCGCTGTTAGTTGCCATTTCACGGAGTACTTTAGATTTTAAATCCATAATACAGCAATTTATTTTATCCTCTTCATAACGAGATTCTATAACTCTATCGATACACGTTTTAAAATCATTCTCTAATTGTTTTGACATAATTGGCATTGTATACTCCTTGATTTTTTATTTTGCCCTTGCATCAGATGTTGTCTCATAAATAGTATCAACAACTATTTTTTTTATAGTTCTCGTCTGACGTATTTTGCTTTAACTTAACAATCGCATTTTTTTTGTTTTTTGCTTCTATGATGGTACTATCATTTTCATCGTAATAATCATCAAAAAACATAGTGTATTCAATATAAAAAAATCTCACATGTGTCTCCTGATCATGCAAGCCCTTTTCCATATTATCCTTAATCCACCAACAGACTTCAAATCTTGCTTGATCTACTGAATAATCTACATAATCAAATTCCACAAAAGAGCAGTGATCTTTAGTATCAATTATTGCAATAGCAAAATGGTTTTGTATTATCAAATATGGTAAATCCGATTTAGTAATCCCTTGAACCAAACGGTCTAATAAAACTAAAAATGTTAAAGACCTATGATAACCATATAATACTATCTCTTCGAGGAAGGCTTCAAAGGTACGAGGGGCTTCTGGTGTATAGAAATCACCATTCTCTTTGAGTTGAAACCCTTCAGCTAGGTTACTCTTACATCCCCATTCGATCAGTTCTTTAATTTTCTTCGTTTCCATTATATATTTCTCCTTCTTCTACAGCTTTAATCCAGTCTTTGACATAAATACCTAATCCTTTAAACATGGAAGCTTCTACTTTATAGATATATTTCCAGTCACTTTTTTTACCATAGTCATCTGACCAGCCAGGGCATATATTAACTACTTTGCATCCATCATTCCAATAAACCCATACAACCTCTTCTTTTGGCTTGGTTGCTATGTTTATAATGTTTTCGTAATCATATCTATACCGCCCTAGCTGTTCCTCCTGTGTTAAATCATCCCAAGTTCTGAGTTTTGGATTCTGGTCGCATAGGTCAATGATTTCCAAAAAACATTCATAAGTTTCGTTTATTAGCACACGGCCTTCGGTGTGCTTTTCTACGGTCTCTTTAATTTTCTGTAGTGTTGTCATTTTTCATCTCCTTGTGCCAATAACAGGCTTTATTGTGATGACAGATTAAACCCAACAATTCTATTGAGTGTTAAATTAGGGAATTTCTTTTTTACTTCTTTTTTAACAATAGCATCACGCCTATTTTTTCCACAGGTAGGAATTGTTAAAGTTTCTCTATGCCGTCTACCTTCACCGAACATAAAAATACATTCGTTAAATTCTATCGTTACATTCATTTCATCACCTATCCTTGTGCCCCCGAAAGGGCTTTGTTTTACCTATAAATATCTATTGTTTTATAGATAAATCCACTTTCTTTTTGTAATTTACATACTTTGACCTTAAAAACTAAAAGGTGAATATACCTTACGTTCAAAACTTCGTCAAAATTTTCTAAATCGAAATAAGTTCCTAATGTTATCCTTGTCATATCTGATCTCCTTATACCTAAGTATAGCATATATCTCGCACTAGTGGGGGAAAAAGATTAGCACATATCATCCGAGTTTTTACAATACATTGTTTCCTCCTTTATACTATCTTCTGGAAAGACTATTGATCCATCTTTGGTGCTATGATCTATAAGCCATTCAAACAGGAAGAATGTTAATGATACTGTTAATAATACAAAAACCTGAATTGTTTCGTCTACATTTAGAGTGCTAACTACAAAAAAAAGTCCTAACACTTTAAATATTTTTGATATGAAATATTTCATCCTATCTACTCCTTTACTTTTTCCTTTTAATCTATAATAGGCTATATTCTTAATATTGTCAAGAATTATTTAATTGGATTTCTGAAGCTGGTTTTTTTATCAAATCCATGTATTTCAGCTTTTTCTACATCACTCATATTAAGGTCAACATCTTTATCATTATCTAATGAAGATATATAAGTTTGAATTTCTATCCATACAGTCAATGCCTCTAAAAATGAGGTTATTTTTGTATTAGCTAAAATAGGATTATTAATTTCTTTATATGTTCTTACTATGGCTTCTGAATAAGGTCTATCTAATAAGTAACGTATATTCTCATTATATTTAAAACCCCAAATACTTTTAATAGTAACTCCATGAAGAGAAACAGGACTATCAAAATAGTGTTTATGATCGGAGTAGGTTTTTACTAGTTCTATTTCATAATCATTTACTATAGTACACTGATGTGATTCAATAGTCTTAAATTTTGATAGTTGGAATATGTATTGTTTATATCCTATTTCTAATAAAATATGTTCTATACCTTTATAAGAAAGATGATATTTATAGCAGATATTCCCTAATTTTATATTATCAATAGCTTTTGATCCTCTTCTATTATATACAATCTTTTTATCGATACCATAAATATGAGAAAAATAATCATAATAATCTTTGTTCTTATCTATTATATACATTGAACCTCTCTCCATTTATATATCATTTCTTTCTATTATCTTAACATATAAGATCCATAGATTAAACTAAGTTGTCCTAATCCATAAGTTCCCATAATAACCCATTCTGACCATGATTGATTTTTCAATAGTCCAAACTGATTCTGTCCTATAATACAATCACTAATATAAAACATAATTGCACCAAAAGCAATTAAAAAAGGTCCAGCACCTACATTTATATAGGCTAAAGCACCAGTGATTAATACAACAGTCATGATTAGATATACACCTACAATAATCTCCATAAGTCCATCCAGATCAGTCATAAAATACATTTGAAGGAAACCTGAACCTAGAAATAATAGAGGAATAAAAATCTTCAGTCCTACACTAGCATCTTTACCTAATGTAAATAAAAATATTCCTAATATAATATAAGCTAACCAGAATAGTCCTGTACCAATTTGAAACATCATTACATTATTTCTACTGATAGGAGTAATACCTAAGATAAAATCACCTAATACACAAAAGAGTATAGTAAGTATGAGAGGCCAGTAAGTAGAAATCGTTCCTGATATAATTAAATTACAAACTACTAGTATAATAACCATAGATGTAGCTACTGTTTTTATAATAGCTTGATCCAAATACTTAGGTGTATCTACACCTACAATTAACCACGTTGCAATCATATAAAATGAAAACAAAATAACTCCAATTAAACTCTGTAATAATGCCATATTATTCCTCCATAATTTGAATACTATTTAAAAAAACTATAAGACTATAGTGATCAAACTATAGCCCTAGGGATGAACCTGTTATTTACTATGAACTAATTCCATATAATCAGACTTTTTTTAATATTGATTATTATCATTATCAATATGATCTTTTACTTCTTGTACGATTTCATATTTAGAATTAAGAAAAGATTCAGTAAACATATTCTGAAAGAAAGATTTAGCTAACATCATAGTCTTTTCTTCTAACAGTTGATCAAGCTTTGCTGATAATATTCCTCCTTCAGGATTCCATGAATCAGATACAGCACCCCATAAATCTTCATCCTTAAATATTTTCTCTATTTTAGGATTGATATGTTTTTTAGTTTCATTCCATACCATTAACCTAAAAGGTGAAACTTGTGTTTCTAAATCAACTCCTTTATGACTACCATTCCATCCACAATCGTCTCTTATTTCTTTTATTTTGAAGGTAGAGATTGTAGCTTCAAAGAATTCCTTTACTTCTTTTTCAACTAGCTCTTGAAAAGCTTCATCAGGTAGGAGATTAAAGAAGGTTTCTTTTACCTGTTCTTTAATCTTAGTGTTTAAATCTTGTTGGTTAATTAAATTTTTATCCATAATAACTCCTTTAATATTACTGATTGAGTAGGGATAGGCTCCACTTACGGATTGATAGGATCATCCTATTTCTATTTTGACCCATCCCTACATAGCCAAGGCTTTATCTCCCAAAACCAAGGAGTTGACTTCTCCTATTCCTCAATCAGTGAAGGTTAGGATATTTGCAGGGGTAGGAGTCGAGCCTACGGAGTCTAGCATATGAGACTAGATTGAATTCCCATTCTTCCTGCAAGGTGATATCGTTTCATAGAATTTAGTCTATCTCTAAGAAGAAATCAATACCATAGTCAAAAACTTTTCCATCTTCTACAAATATAGTTACTCCCTCAATATTATCTTTTTGGATATAACTATGGGATTCTTTTAAAGTATGGTCACTTACTCTAGCTGATATATGTCTCTCTACCATAAGTTTTACATCATCTCTATTAGTAGTTTTAAGATCAGCAAACTCTTTTTTTAATGGTGGTAATGTAATAATGATAGCATGGTTAACACCATCTTTATCGTTATAGTCTTCTCTCCAATCTAATACTAAAGTTATATTAGTTGATCTTGACCAGACTACATATACTACTGATATATCACTATAGTCATTAATGATTTTATCCATTGCTCTATATATTACATCATTAACTTCTTCTCTGGAGAACTCCCCTTTATATCTCTGTAAATATCTATCAATAGCATGATTGGTATCAATTATTTTTCTCATATTATTACCTCACTTATTTAATTTATATTGATTATATTATTCCTTCAGAAATAAGTCAATATCATAACTAGTTTATTAGCATTAATAAAAGACTTCCAAACATCATTACACATATACCACCCATACCAAAAAAGATTAGCCTATGTAGAACTCTATCTATTGTATTATGCATTATCTCTTTATATTCCTTTTATGTTTTTTTAGCATCCTTTTATACTTTCTAAATTCGCTTACAGACATATCATCAATAATCTTTTCTAATGCATTATATCTAGCTTTAGACCTATTATATCTTGATTCTTCAATAAAACCACAATCATTTAAAAATGAAGTCCCTATAGGAGTACCAAGCCATTGTATGAAACTTGCTACAATATGCCTCTCTCTTTCAGAATAACAATTAAACGCTTTATATTTCATTTCACAGCCTCCCAGCCTTCTTTTATTGCCAATGCTTCCCACTCTGCAATAGTTGTATAGTCTCATATGTTGATTGATTCAGGGACTATATATATGACTCCTAAAAAATCACAAACGTTAAAATTAAAGTTGGGTGATTTTTCTTTTTTCCAGTTGTATCCCCAGTAAACATACAGCGGTTTAGGCTTTGGGCGTGTTAGGATTTCTTGAACACACATAGCTAACCGTGAAAGGCTTGTATTAGGTTCACAGTCTGCTATTCTTAATTCTTCAATTTCTTTAACAGTCCACTCTTCCACGGGATTAGTTATTTCTTTACTTACTGTCCCTTTTCCAATAGCATACTTACACTTGGCTTGATCCGATATTGTTGGACATTCAAATGAATTAATGCAAGACATTCCTATCAACTTAGGATCTCTTGGCTGTCTCGTAGAATCTATTGGCTCTCTCGCAACGCAATCAAACCAATCAGACGATCTTTTAATTACAAATTTGCAATCCTTTTTCATATTTTCATCTCCATTAACTTACCTTCAGCTTGTTCCATTCTATAAGTAGCTTGTTCTATAATCTTTTTTAAACTTTTATTTTCTTTCTCTAAAAGTTTTAACCTACTAACCTTCTTCTTTAAATTATACATTCTCATAGCACATAGTTCTAATAGGTGTATTCGTTCTTCATTAGTCCATTTCTTAGCTTTCTTATTTACCATCGGTGATTTTAACTGAAATACTCTATGATATTCATCAATAACAAGAAGCCCTGCTTTTTCAGGGATATACTCCATACATTTTTCTTTCATATACCATGGTACAGCAAAATAAAGATATTTGAAATAGATACTATCATGATTATGTCTTTTTTCTTTATCTTTCTTTAGATCAGCCATAGATATCTTTATTTCAATCTCTGTAGCATAATTAGATTTTGTTAAAGATACAATATCAGCTTCATAATGTATCATTCCCCAGGATAGATTAGGTATAATTATATTTCTTCTTATATCTAAATAAGACATTAATATAATTTCCATCTCAGGTGTAGTTATTTTATTCACTATCTTCTTCATCTTGTACCACTTCTATATAGTTAATATCTACTTGCTTATCTATAGGGATTACTCTATAGTATTTTCCACAAGATTTAACTATCCCACTACTAGTTATATTAATTTCTAAAAAAGCTTTAGAAATAAAAACCCCTTCCAAAAATCCTAATATAACACCTACTATTAAAAAAAACCTTTTTATATTGATATCTAACATGGAATTATCATACCTCTAATCATTAGAACATAGAAAATACAAAACATACCACTGTAAAAGGGTATCACTCTATATACGATTGAAGACTTAACATTTTTAGTCTTATTAATAAAACTAAAAATTATCTGCCAAACTCCTACTACCAACAAAATCCATTCCATAATTAATACTCCTTTACTTAGCCTATTCTTTAATTTCCAAAATTTCCACAACTCCGAGGTCATTACAATAAACTGTTTCTCCCACAATAGGCTTTCCAGAATGTGAACATTCCAAGGCTTCCACTAACCTAGCGTGATCCTTAACACGTACACTCCAATAATGGTGACACTTTTTTATATCATCTGCATTAAACTCTTTTTCAAGCCATTCATCCCCACCTTCTATTACATAATAAAATACTTCGTGTTCCATAATTAATCCTCCATTATAGGTTTTTTATTTTCTTCTACTAGCTTTAGCCATTTAGAATCAAGATCAATCCATATATTTTCATCCCATTGAAAACCTTGACTTATATAATCTTCTATCTTAATAGTAGAATATAAGTTAAACTTAGGGTTATACCGATTTTTATAGATATCATATATATTATTTTCATCTAAAAACCTTACAAATACTAAAGGCATATTCTCTAAAAAACTATTAGAGTTTATTGGTGGAATCTTAAAGTCATTAAAGTTATACGTGACAACAGCAGAGTCTTCCTTATCTTCACTAACTGGTATCTCAGAGATTCTATCACTGATATAATCCTCTAGTATATCTACAGCAGTATTCATATCTCCCTGAAGCAGAGAGTAGTGAATCATCTTACATAGTCTTTCATTAGTAATTTCCATTTTATATCTCCTTTTGCCCCCCGAAGGGGCTGGTATTGGTAAATTATTTTGATAACCAGTCTACGGTTTCATTCCTAGACCACTTTTTTGTATCGGTGGACAATCTATCATATAAAAACCATTCAGCTTCGACCTCTGAAGCATCTAATTCATCCTCAAACTCTTGTGCTTGATTTGATACATCAACATAGTCATCTCCTGAAAAATCTCTCAGTAAACCTCTACCATCCTCACATAAATAAAAGAATTTAATTGTCATATAAATCTTCTTTCCAGTAGTCACTATTTTTCTCCTCAATAGTATATATGTTAATATATCTATCTTCATCAATATCTACTACATGATATGTATCATATCCTAAATGTTTCACCTTGTCATTTCCTATGTCTCTTATAGGGATATCTATATCTAATTCCCTATAGTATTTAGTAGAGGCTCGACCATCAATAAGATATTTGACTTGAACTTTTATATCAGAATTACTTGCTAAAAAGACTGTGATGGTAGCACTTGTATAACTACCTTTAGTCTTTACTTTATTATAGATTTTACTTAATTTCATGTCTATCTCCTTATATAATATTATAATAGCTAACTAAAACTTTGTCAATAGATTATTTTCTATCAATATAATCCCAGTTATTAGGTCTGGTTTCCATATACTCAATAATTTCTTTTTCTGACCATGGAGTATAATCATGGAATTCACAGTTTACATTTAACATTTTACCCTGAGTTTTATCCTGAATAAGGCTACTTCCATGACTATGACTGTGATGGTGTCCATAAAGCAACCAGGCATTATAATGACTCTTATTCCATGATACCATTGGATAATGACATAGAGTAACAGGATGGTTATTGATCTTTATCTCTATCATCTTTTTAAGTTTATTAGTAACTAAACAAGTAGGAATAATATTAGGAACTATTTCATGATTCCCTTCTACCATATATAGACTAATACCTAGTTTAAATAACTCTTCAAAGAACCATGACTGAGAAGAAACATTAAAGGATAAATCCCCTATATGATAAAGAATATCTCCTCTCTTCATAACCTTTAAGATATTCTCTATAATAACCTTATGCATTTCATCAAGATTTGCGAAGGGTCTGGAAGAAAACTTAATAATATTTTTATGACCTAAATGATAATCTGAAATATAAAAATTCATACCTTATCTCCTTCTGGTTTAAAGAAACCTACATAATAACATTGACTAGCTCTACAGACACTCTGTATAGATTCATAATATTTATGATTTAGTACTTCTCCACTTATAGTTATATAGGGATAGGTAAAATTCCAGTTATTATTTTTATAATTACCTTCTTCTAGAGTAACTATTTTACTACCTTCAATTAAGGCTATGTTCTTAACTCTATAAGCTATACTATAATCATCAAAGTGTTTAAAGATATTACCTATTACAAAAGCATTTTTATTTATATTCATTTCAGCTTTCTCTTTCATCTTTTTCAATAGATATTCTTCTGCTTCTGTATTAGACATGGTTTTTATCTCTTCCATACAAGATAAACAACATCTAACATATTTATATGTAATTCCTGTTTTAGGTTGATAGGAAATATAGCTATCACCTTCATTAATAACGGTATTACATAGTAAACAGCTATATTCTTTTTGTGCCTTGTAAATAAAAGTACGTTTCATTCTTCCTCTCCTATTTTTTTCTTTATCATATTATAGATTATTTTTGTTTTATCAACATAATCTAAATCAAAAACAGAACAAGCTAAAGCTCTCTGTTCAAGAAAATCAACTAGTATAATTTTATTGGTATGAGTCCATATAGTTGATACAATCCCTTTAGACTCATTACTTACACTACCATAAACAAGAAAATCTAAATTATCTTTAAACTTAACTATATCACCTTTATTAAACTTCATGTTTATACCTGAATGTTTAGGTTATCTTCCAGTGATTTTCTATTATCATATAATACATAATATTCATAAACTAAGTTACCTATAACCACACTACTCCTTGTTTGATTCTCAAAATAGTCAAGCCTACCTATGATAGGTGAAAAATTATCATTCCATGCTACTACTATATCTCCCATAGCTGGTTTAGGTTCTTTAGCTAGAAGATCAATGATCCTATCAGCTACACTACTCAGAACGTCAGAAGAATTGATTTTATTTTCTAATTCTTCCCTAATAAGTTTAGTTAATCTGTCTTTTTCCATTATATTCTCTCCTTTATTTGATCCATAATAAACTTTGTCTTATCAAAAGTCAAGGTCTTATATTTATCTATTTCATATTCAACTCTGTAGTTATTAGAAGTTCCATCAACTAAGCCTGTAGACCAAATATAATGCCACCATTCTGAAGTCTGTTTTCCTGATTTATGAAAAATTGATTCTTTAGCATCATCATTTCTAACAATATAAAAAGCTGATTGTCCTTTTATTAATCCATCCATAAAAATATGATACCACCATTCTGAAACTTGTTTTCCAGTTTCATCAAAAATAGCTTTTTTATTATTTCCTTTTTTCCTTACTTCATATTTCATTTTAGTTTATCCTTTCAATATATTATAATGGATCAACAATCTATTGTCAATAATTATTTTTACTTGATTTTGATTCTAGTTAGTGTAGTTACTTTTACCTTATTATCCTTCTGGATATAAGTATCAATCTCATGTTTCTTTACAGTTCCAGTTAATGTGATTTTCTTAGAAGATCTATCATCCATAAGATATTCCCCTGCTTTACTTCCTTCACTGGTAAAGGCTTTAAAATAATTACCATGTTCATCTACAAAGGTAGCGACTACCTGATAACCATACATACTTTCAAAAGAAGAAACTTTCACTACTTCACATTTGAAATCTATCTTATTTTTAATCTGTCCTACATAGCTAGAATTGATTTGAATATTTCCTTTCTTAGGAATTTCTTCTTTAAGACTCTTATGAATAAACCATGCTGAAATACCAACAGCTTTTTGAACGATGTTAGTTTTAAGACCGTTCTCAGAGGTCATTGCAGAACATATATTAAAATTAAAATTAGAGTCAGCAGAGTCAGTATTAGATAGAAAGTCTTTTAACTTCATTTTAATGTTTATCAATTTTACAGGATTAAAATTGGATATATACTCTCTATAGGACTTAGCTTCATCATAATTATCACATCTACCATTAAGGAAATAATGTACTGATCTTGAAGTAGTACCACTTACCCAGTAATCGTTTCCACCATGGGTAGCATAAAAGGTAGCCATGATTACATCATCAATATGGTAGATATCATAAGGTCTTTCACTGTTAGTAAACTCTCTACAATCATTAGTAAAACCCTCTCTTAGTCTTACAACACTTTCAATATCAAGACCAAAGAATTCTTTAGCACAAGTATTCCCTATAGTCTGGATAGTTCCTTTATTATTAAATATATGATAGGAGAGTCTATTTCTTTTTGTATTACAATGATCACATACCAGTGAGGGAGAGGAGGCTATATCTGTAAGATTGATTTCATTATTAACAGAATATATAGAAGTAATGTTTTGTCTAAAAGATACAGTACCCATATATGCAATATCATTTACTCTAGTTTGTTTTATATCAGAAAAAACTAATTCTATTTTTTCTTGTGTATATTTTCTGTTATTGATAGTTTCAATAACTTCTACTTTTCTTTGACCGATGATAGATAATTCTTCACCAAACTTAGCAAGCTTCTTATTAAGCTTTTCTATCTTAACTAAAACTTTAGGTAAATCCCATTCATTAACTCTATAAATATTATTCATATCTTATCTCCTTTCAATATAGAGTATAAATCAAGGAGATAATAAAGTCAAGAACTTTTTTTATATTTTTAATTCTGATAGATGTCTAACTTTTGTGAAACTCTCTTTTTTATTATATTCTTTTATAAAGAGTCTAGCTGATCCACCAGCATCTACAAAAGATTTAACATTACTAATAGCATCATCTACTAAAATAGTATCAGGTTTAGCCAGAAAAGATTTATCCTGAATATAAATAACTTTATTTCTATATTTAGGTAGATAGGTCTCAATCCATTGTTGCTTTCCAGATAGACAATTAACTGAAGGATAAGGTTTAGTACAAAGATAAATCTCTTTATTGGAATTTTCTTTTAACCATTCTAGAGAGTCAGTTATTACAGGTATGTCAGTCCAAAATTTATAATCATTAAGAATTGTATTGAATATATCCCAAAACTCTCTATAGGGATCATCGAACCATAGACTCATATCATAACCACCACTATTATCAATATAGTGTAATCCTTTACTTCTTTTAACAAGCTCAGTAGCCATATACTTTGAAAACTTATTAATAACTCCATCCATATCAATTAAATATCTCATTTTTTATCTCCTTTAATATAGTCCATAATTCCATCCACTTCTAAAAATAGTTCTTTGAGTCCTTTACCACGATTCAATATTTGATAGTCTACAAATTCATCTAAGAATTGATCATCGAACTTTTTCATATCAGCATAGATCCTTCTATTGAATTCTGTCTTATCAAAATCTCCTCGTTGTTTAATCAGTTCTTCCATGATACGTTTAAATGCAGTTACAAAAATTGTAGTACATCTATCTCCAAATTTATCATAGAACTCTTTTGCTCCTACAGTATCAAGTACAGCTACATTTAGCTGGTTATCTTTAATTTCTGATAGAGTACAGCCATAATACCATGTATCAGGATTTCCCCCAAGTAAAGTATCATAGCTTCGATGTTCAAATATTTCTCCTGAATCTACCATGGATAGGAAGGTGTCTTTATCAGTAAAATAATAAGGATTACCCTCACTCTCTCCCTCTCTCATAGGTCTAGTAGAAATTGATACTACAAAATGAGCATTATACTCTCTTTGTAGATA from Candidatus Woesearchaeota archaeon includes these protein-coding regions:
- a CDS encoding lysoplasmalogenase family protein, which codes for MALLQSLIGVILFSFYMIATWLIVGVDTPKYLDQAIIKTVATSMVIILVVCNLIISGTISTYWPLILTILFCVLGDFILGITPISRNNVMMFQIGTGLFWLAYIILGIFLFTLGKDASVGLKIFIPLLFLGSGFLQMYFMTDLDGLMEIIVGVYLIMTVVLITGALAYINVGAGPFLIAFGAIMFYISDCIIGQNQFGLLKNQSWSEWVIMGTYGLGQLSLIYGSYMLR
- a CDS encoding MmcB family DNA repair protein; protein product: MKKIVNKITTPEMEIILMSYLDIRRNIIIPNLSWGMIHYEADIVSLTKSNYATEIEIKISMADLKKDKEKRHNHDSIYFKYLYFAVPWYMKEKCMEYIPEKAGLLVIDEYHRVFQLKSPMVNKKAKKWTNEERIHLLELCAMRMYNLKKKVSRLKLLEKENKSLKKIIEQATYRMEQAEGKLMEMKI
- a CDS encoding metallophosphoesterase family protein, with the protein product MNFYISDYHLGHKNIIKFSSRPFANLDEMHKVIIENILKVMKRGDILYHIGDLSFNVSSQSWFFEELFKLGISLYMVEGNHEIVPNIIPTCLVTNKLKKMIEIKINNHPVTLCHYPMVSWNKSHYNAWLLYGHHHSHSHGSSLIQDKTQGKMLNVNCEFHDYTPWSEKEIIEYMETRPNNWDYIDRK